CGCCGGAACGCTCTGCCGGCAGTGGGCGGAAAAACTGGGCCTGCCGGCTGGGATTCCCGTGGCGGTCGGTGCGTTCGACGCCCATCTGGGCGCTGTCGGCGCGGGGATCGTACCCTATGCGCTGACCAAGGTGATCGGCACCTCCACCTGCGACATGCTGGTGGCGCCGGCCGCCGATGTGGGCGATAAGGCGGTGCGAGGTATCTGCGGGCAGGTGGATGGCTCGGTGATTCCGGGGATGGTGGGAATGGAAGCGGGCCAGAGCGCGTTCGGCGACGTTTACGCCTGGCTGCGCGGTATCCTCTGCTGGCCGCTGGAGCAAATCCTGCCCGCTATCGAGGGAGTCTCCGCCGGGCAGGCCGGGGATATCGCGGCGCGGATCAGGTCGAAAGTTTACGCTTCGCTCACCGAGCAGGCGGCTCTGCTGGCTCCCGATGACACCACCGTGCTGGCGCTCGACTGGCTCAACGGCCGCCGCACTCCGGATGCCGACCAGCGGCTGACCGGGGCTGTCGCCGGGCTGAGTCTGGGCAGCGACCCGCCGCGGCTGTTCCGTGCGCTGGTTGAATCCACCGCCTACGGGGCACGCAGGATCGCCGAGCGGTTCGAGCAGGAGGGTGTGCCGATCCGGCAGGTAATCGCCCTGGGCGGAGTGGCCACCCAGTCACCCTACGTGATGCAGACTGTCGCCGACGTAATGGACCGCCGGATCAGTATCGCCGCCAGCGAACAGGCCTGCGCCCTGGGCGCGGCGATGTTCGGAGCCACCGCGGCCGGGTTGTATGGTGACGTACTGGCAGCTCAAAGTGCCATGAGCGCCGGGTTCAGCGCCGAGTACGCTCCCCGCGGCCAATACGTGGAAATCTACAACCGCCTCTACCAGCGCTATCTTCGGCTGGGAGATTATGTCGAAAGCGAAACCGGACGGACGGAAAGTTGAGTCGACGCAGACCGATGGAGGATAAATGGATAACGTTCCACGGATCAAGCTGGGACTGGTGGCCGCCAGCCGCGACTGTTTCCCCAGGGCGCTGTCGCTGGAGCGGGCAGGCCGGGTGAGCGAGGAATGCGGCAAGCTCGGTCTCGATGTCACCCTGTGCGATACCATGGTGGAATCGGAAGAGGATTCGCTCTCGGCGCTTAAAGAGCTGGAAGACAAGGGTCTCAACGCGCTGGCGGTCTATCTCGGCAATTTCGGCCCGGAGGGGCCGGTCTCGCTGCTGGCCCAGCGGTTCGAGGGTCCGGTGATGGTGGCTGCAGCCGCCGAGGAATCGGCGGACAAGCTGATCCAGGGCCGGGGTGACGCCTACTGCGGACTGCTCAGTACCCGCTACAATCTCGCCCTGCGCAAGGTGAAAGTTTACCTGCCGGAGTTCCCGGTCGGAGAACCAGAGGAGGTGGCCGGGATGGTGGAGCGGTTTATCCCGGTAGCCCGTGTGGTGGCCGGCGTGCGCGGACTTAAAGTGATCTCGTTCGGTCCCCGGCCGCAGGATTTCTATACCTGCCACGCCCCGCTGGAGCCGTTGTACGAGCTGGGAGTGGAGGTGATGGAGAACAGTGAGCTGGACCTTTACGACGTGTTCTGCATGGCGGAAGCCCACCCGATGCTCAAAGAGACCGAGCAGGACATGCAGGCTGAACTCGGCGAAAATATCGATCCCAGGCTGCTCGACCGTATGGCCCGGCTGGAGCTGGCCCTGACCGATTACTGCAAGGATTACACGGGCGCATCCAGCTACGTGGCCCTGGCGGATAAATGCTGGCCCGCGTTCGAGAAATACTTCGGCTGCGTGCCCTGCTATGTCAACAGTCGGTTGTCCGCCCGGGGCATACCGGTGGCCTGCGAGGCGGATATCTACGGTGCGGTCAGCCAGTACCTGGCCACCGCGGCCACGGTCAAGCCAACCACT
The DNA window shown above is from Candidatus Glassbacteria bacterium and carries:
- a CDS encoding ribulokinase (catalyzes the phosphorylation of ribulose to ribulose 5-phosphate), whose product is AGTLCRQWAEKLGLPAGIPVAVGAFDAHLGAVGAGIVPYALTKVIGTSTCDMLVAPAADVGDKAVRGICGQVDGSVIPGMVGMEAGQSAFGDVYAWLRGILCWPLEQILPAIEGVSAGQAGDIAARIRSKVYASLTEQAALLAPDDTTVLALDWLNGRRTPDADQRLTGAVAGLSLGSDPPRLFRALVESTAYGARRIAERFEQEGVPIRQVIALGGVATQSPYVMQTVADVMDRRISIAASEQACALGAAMFGATAAGLYGDVLAAQSAMSAGFSAEYAPRGQYVEIYNRLYQRYLRLGDYVESETGRTES
- a CDS encoding fucose isomerase, whose protein sequence is MDNVPRIKLGLVAASRDCFPRALSLERAGRVSEECGKLGLDVTLCDTMVESEEDSLSALKELEDKGLNALAVYLGNFGPEGPVSLLAQRFEGPVMVAAAAEESADKLIQGRGDAYCGLLSTRYNLALRKVKVYLPEFPVGEPEEVAGMVERFIPVARVVAGVRGLKVISFGPRPQDFYTCHAPLEPLYELGVEVMENSELDLYDVFCMAEAHPMLKETEQDMQAELGENIDPRLLDRMARLELALTDYCKDYTGASSYVALADKCWPAFEKYFGCVPCYVNSRLSARGIPVACEADIYGAVSQYLATAATVKPTTLLDINSTVPRDMFRQAGAAAGSYSHGDLFMGFHCGNTPKSCLKTSGIGYQLIMHRLMEPDSEPDITRGTLEGQIAPGEITIMRVQATPGAGMAAYAAEGEVLDIDPRTFGGTGVIAIPQMARFYRHVLLEKAFPHHTAVAFDRAGHTVSAALKLLGVDDISFNLPSATLYPGESPYW